A single window of Chitinophagales bacterium DNA harbors:
- a CDS encoding group I intron-associated PD-(D/E)XK endonuclease produces the protein MNSNKFNLYLGQAGQLFAMSEFLARGWNVAVPEVDVGDDMFVVRDKDGIFQRVQVKTGTGKIKSKSFSTQFSLNFSQLVTPISPELYYCPCPIIT, from the coding sequence ATGAATTCGAACAAGTTTAATTTATATTTGGGTCAAGCAGGACAATTGTTTGCCATGTCCGAATTTTTGGCAAGAGGATGGAATGTGGCAGTGCCAGAAGTTGATGTTGGAGATGATATGTTTGTAGTTAGAGACAAAGATGGAATTTTTCAAAGAGTACAAGTAAAAACTGGAACAGGAAAAATTAAAAGTAAAAGTTTCAGCACTCAATTCAGCCTTAACTTTTCTCAACTTGTCACTCCTATTTCGCCTGAACTATACTATTGTCCTTGCCCAATTATAACATGA
- a CDS encoding Hsp20/alpha crystallin family protein, whose protein sequence is MQFNEENYYDQEELEQYNIHAPATNVSQKYKDDEYDYMDDDSTDTTTDSEVLIPAQDTVEDVFVSTNDDFFEVHIAVKGIAQKNIRINTDKYYLNVSISPKVGAKGTSSFSHAFRLPPNANTRGGVATKYVKGNLVLSVKLNKPS, encoded by the coding sequence ATGCAATTCAACGAAGAAAACTATTACGACCAAGAGGAGTTGGAACAATACAATATTCATGCTCCCGCAACCAATGTAAGTCAGAAATACAAAGATGATGAATACGACTACATGGATGACGACAGCACTGATACTACTACCGACTCAGAAGTGCTTATACCTGCTCAGGATACGGTAGAAGACGTTTTCGTTAGTACCAACGATGACTTTTTTGAAGTACACATTGCAGTGAAAGGTATTGCTCAGAAGAATATTCGAATCAATACTGACAAATATTACTTGAATGTCAGTATTTCACCAAAAGTAGGTGCTAAAGGGACTTCTTCTTTTAGCCATGCCTTCAGACTTCCTCCAAATGCCAATACACGAGGAGGCGTTGCCACTAAATATGTAAAAGGAAATTTAGTGTTGAGCGTCAAATTGAACAAGCCGTCGTAA
- a CDS encoding TraR/DksA family transcriptional regulator, whose protein sequence is MEVNKKFVRYSDADLAEFKQIIEAKIEKAREELKYAKEQLIELNEENDPSKLGDFESGSTHSEREYLSQIMERQQKFIQSLDHALLRIANKTYGVCKVTGELIDKRRLKLVPHTTLSINAKQ, encoded by the coding sequence ATGGAAGTTAATAAAAAATTTGTCCGATACAGCGATGCCGACTTAGCGGAGTTCAAACAAATCATTGAAGCCAAAATTGAGAAGGCAAGGGAAGAATTGAAGTATGCCAAAGAGCAACTAATCGAATTGAACGAAGAAAATGATCCTTCTAAATTGGGTGATTTTGAAAGTGGTTCTACCCATAGTGAGCGAGAATACTTGAGCCAGATTATGGAAAGACAACAGAAATTTATTCAAAGTTTAGACCATGCACTGCTACGAATTGCCAACAAGACGTATGGAGTTTGTAAGGTAACAGGTGAACTGATTGACAAACGACGATTGAAGTTGGTGCCTCATACTACTTTGAGCATCAATGCTAAACAGTAA
- a CDS encoding MoxR family ATPase yields the protein MANFQLYNNNGQTLTERSLQLPPYVKIKGIDSPKGYIASQPLTDAVNVALALGQPLLLTGEPGTGKTQLASSIAYQLGVPLLKFYTKTTSTAKDLFYRYDSLRHFHDAQLKEKNNVDTNDYIELNALGQAIINSADMRSVVLIDEIDKAPRDFPNDVLNELENMAFRIRETGKEYQTKEANRPIVLITSNSEKNLPDAFLRRCIFYHIPFPNTALLKQIVNSRVALNETFRNEMLDAAIEHFEDLRAKKLRKKPATAELLSWIHVLNTLNIRPDANVAAEVKQLKMTYTILAKNQDDLEIMRG from the coding sequence ATGGCAAATTTTCAACTTTACAATAACAATGGGCAAACCTTAACAGAGCGAAGCTTACAATTGCCTCCTTATGTGAAAATAAAGGGCATTGACTCGCCAAAGGGATACATTGCTTCTCAACCTTTGACAGATGCGGTGAATGTGGCATTGGCATTAGGGCAGCCGCTATTATTGACGGGTGAGCCAGGAACGGGAAAAACGCAATTGGCAAGCAGTATTGCTTATCAATTGGGAGTTCCTTTGTTGAAGTTTTATACGAAAACGACTTCAACGGCAAAGGATCTTTTTTACCGCTACGATTCTCTTCGGCATTTTCACGATGCACAATTGAAGGAAAAAAACAATGTGGACACCAACGATTATATCGAACTCAACGCATTGGGTCAGGCGATTATCAATTCTGCGGATATGCGTTCTGTAGTGTTGATAGATGAAATAGACAAGGCTCCTCGTGATTTTCCCAACGATGTATTGAATGAGTTGGAAAACATGGCATTTAGAATTAGGGAAACAGGTAAGGAATATCAGACAAAAGAGGCGAACCGTCCGATTGTATTGATTACCAGCAATTCAGAAAAAAATCTACCCGATGCTTTTCTTCGGCGTTGTATATTTTACCACATTCCTTTTCCCAATACGGCTTTGTTGAAGCAGATTGTGAATAGCAGAGTCGCATTGAATGAAACTTTTAGAAACGAAATGTTGGATGCTGCAATTGAACATTTTGAAGACTTACGTGCCAAAAAACTTCGGAAAAAACCTGCAACGGCAGAGTTGCTTTCTTGGATTCATGTTCTGAATACGCTGAATATTCGTCCTGATGCCAATGTTGCTGCTGAGGTGAAACAGCTTAAAATGACTTATACGATACTGGCAAAAAACCAAGATGATTTGGAGATAATGAGAGGATAA
- a CDS encoding adenylosuccinate synthase, translating into MSVDVLLGLQWGDEGKGKIVDYLANNYDLIARFQGGANAGHTLYINGKKIVLHNIPSGVFHERPLNLIGNGMVIDPVAFKKEVEQITAFGTDIRQKLVLAKKAHLTIPTHKILDAASEAAKGKAKIGSTLRGISPTYMDKIGRNGLRIGDITLPDFEERYQKLKAKHEELLSRLYDFNYDLKEMEEEWREGIEVMRSFELVEGEYFVNQFLKEGKEVLAEGAQGSMLDIDFGTYPYVTSSNTITAGVCNGLGVAPQHIKEVIGITKAYCTRVGAGPFPSELEDEVGEEIRRIGGEFGATTGRPRRCGWIDLPALRYAIMLNGVTKLVMTKVDILSEFESIEVCEQYLVDGTLQNHLPFDLTKHKIEPVYHAFEGWQSSLDDLETFEQLPAKLQTYIDYIEEQLQVPVAILSTGPGRDQLIFKAMEEVVA; encoded by the coding sequence ATGTCAGTAGATGTATTGTTAGGACTCCAATGGGGAGATGAAGGTAAGGGAAAGATAGTAGATTACCTTGCCAACAATTACGATTTGATTGCACGATTTCAAGGAGGTGCAAATGCAGGACATACGCTATATATAAATGGAAAGAAAATAGTTTTACACAATATTCCTTCTGGTGTATTTCACGAACGCCCTCTTAATTTGATAGGAAATGGCATGGTCATAGACCCAGTTGCCTTCAAAAAAGAGGTCGAACAGATTACTGCTTTTGGCACTGATATTCGCCAAAAACTCGTTTTAGCGAAAAAAGCGCACCTCACCATACCTACCCACAAAATTCTCGATGCTGCTTCAGAAGCCGCCAAAGGAAAAGCAAAAATTGGTTCTACTTTGCGGGGAATTTCACCGACTTATATGGACAAAATCGGTCGAAATGGTTTGCGAATAGGCGATATTACCTTACCCGATTTTGAAGAACGCTACCAAAAATTGAAGGCAAAACACGAAGAACTTTTGTCGAGATTATATGATTTCAACTACGATTTGAAGGAAATGGAAGAAGAGTGGCGAGAGGGAATTGAGGTGATGCGTTCTTTTGAACTCGTTGAAGGAGAATATTTTGTCAATCAATTTTTGAAGGAAGGAAAAGAAGTATTGGCAGAAGGTGCGCAAGGTAGCATGTTGGACATAGATTTTGGAACGTATCCTTATGTCACCTCGTCCAATACCATTACCGCAGGTGTCTGCAATGGCTTGGGAGTAGCACCACAACATATCAAAGAGGTCATAGGAATTACCAAAGCTTATTGTACACGAGTGGGAGCGGGTCCATTTCCTTCGGAGTTGGAAGATGAAGTAGGAGAAGAGATTCGACGCATTGGAGGTGAATTTGGAGCTACAACAGGTCGCCCTCGCCGTTGTGGATGGATTGATTTACCAGCCCTTCGATATGCCATCATGCTCAATGGTGTAACCAAATTGGTGATGACCAAAGTAGATATTTTGTCGGAGTTTGAAAGCATTGAAGTGTGTGAGCAATATTTGGTGGATGGAACACTACAAAATCACCTGCCTTTTGACCTTACCAAACACAAAATAGAGCCTGTCTATCACGCTTTTGAAGGTTGGCAGTCAAGTTTGGATGATTTGGAAACGTTTGAACAATTGCCTGCTAAACTGCAAACATATATCGATTATATTGAAGAACAACTGCAAGTTCCAGTTGCCATACTTTCGACAGGCCCAGGAAGAGACCAGTTGATTTTCAAAGCAATGGAAGAAGTAGTAGCTTAA
- a CDS encoding STAS domain-containing protein: protein MKYQINVVEQALIIYFEGNLISKDRLVDLINELEVYVEEGINLFVVDVTKLKHINSTGLSVLLTLLTKARNSGGELILAGIPEHLNKLLIITKLNSIFTIVASVEEGLAALMV, encoded by the coding sequence ATGAAATACCAAATAAATGTTGTTGAACAAGCTTTGATTATTTATTTTGAAGGAAACTTAATCAGCAAAGACCGATTGGTTGATTTAATCAATGAATTAGAGGTGTATGTTGAAGAAGGGATTAATCTTTTTGTTGTTGATGTGACCAAACTTAAACATATCAACAGCACTGGTCTTTCTGTCTTGCTTACTTTGCTCACAAAGGCTCGCAATTCGGGAGGAGAACTTATCTTAGCAGGTATTCCTGAACATCTTAACAAGCTCTTGATTATCACAAAGTTGAATTCTATTTTTACGATAGTTGCTAGCGTAGAGGAAGGTTTGGCTGCTTTGATGGTTTAG
- the tpiA gene encoding triose-phosphate isomerase — translation MRAKIVAGNWKMNKTAQEAVELTQAIAEGLQNVELNDYKQVIVCPPSLFLSVVQNGTKNSKLQVGAQNCHQNDAGAYTGEISALMLQSLDIQYVILGHSERRSYFGETDELIKEKTDKALAYDLKVIYCCGEQLAVRETGAYFDLVKEQISTALFHLSPTQLQNVVIAYEPVWAIGTGVTASPEQAEEMHAFIRQLLAKQYNQETADAMTILYGGSCKPSNAAALFSKPNVDGGLIGGAALEADSFLGIIEAM, via the coding sequence ATGAGAGCAAAAATAGTAGCAGGTAATTGGAAAATGAATAAAACCGCTCAGGAAGCGGTGGAATTGACTCAAGCCATTGCAGAAGGTTTACAAAATGTGGAACTGAATGACTACAAACAAGTGATTGTTTGTCCACCTTCCTTGTTTTTGAGCGTTGTGCAAAATGGCACGAAAAATTCAAAATTACAAGTGGGGGCTCAGAATTGTCACCAAAATGATGCAGGAGCTTATACAGGTGAAATTTCTGCACTTATGCTGCAATCCTTAGATATTCAATATGTTATATTGGGTCATTCCGAAAGAAGAAGTTATTTTGGAGAAACAGACGAATTGATCAAAGAAAAAACGGACAAAGCATTGGCATACGATTTGAAGGTAATTTATTGTTGTGGAGAACAATTGGCTGTTCGAGAAACTGGGGCTTACTTCGATTTGGTCAAAGAGCAAATTTCTACCGCACTTTTTCACCTTTCTCCCACTCAACTGCAAAATGTGGTAATTGCCTATGAACCTGTATGGGCTATTGGCACGGGCGTAACGGCGAGTCCTGAACAAGCGGAAGAAATGCACGCTTTTATCCGTCAATTACTAGCAAAACAATACAATCAAGAGACAGCTGATGCCATGACGATATTGTATGGAGGCAGCTGCAAACCGAGTAATGCCGCAGCCTTGTTTTCTAAGCCAAATGTAGATGGTGGATTGATTGGAGGGGCAGCACTTGAAGCAGATAGTTTTTTAGGTATTATTGAAGCTATGTAA
- a CDS encoding GlmU family protein, translating to MSNYILFDDTTRRDLLPLTYTRPIADLRIGILTIRQKWEQALNQPTSILTAPYLQTLFPMNWDKDNSNVYINSSVLPNKQLLEQINNLPENEIIIDEEIIIAAKSIRSHPHILHRSTNEQVPLVSSFPSQAPKAPYRKINNLWDIFIYNAEAIQHDFEVLTYNRTSENLSATNTIINRNNIFVEEGASIQGAFLNAEGGPIYIGKEATVMEGSLIRGPFALCEHGQVKMGAKIYGATTIGPYSKIGGEVSNSVIWGYSNKGHDGFLGNSVLGAWCNLGADTNTSNLKNNYSEVQIWNYPQGDFMPTGQQFCGLMMGDHSKSGINTMFNTGTVVGVASNIFGSGFPSKFIPSFAWGGSEGFTTHKIDKAIETAKRVYERRGLLFSKLEEEVLKTIFEETTLHRKEL from the coding sequence ATGAGTAATTACATTTTATTTGACGATACTACTCGCAGAGACTTACTTCCCCTCACATATACTCGACCCATTGCGGACCTGCGAATTGGAATATTGACGATTCGCCAAAAATGGGAACAAGCATTGAATCAACCAACTTCAATATTAACAGCACCTTATTTGCAGACCCTGTTTCCGATGAATTGGGACAAAGACAACTCCAATGTCTATATCAATTCTTCGGTATTGCCCAACAAACAATTGTTGGAACAAATTAATAATCTCCCTGAAAATGAAATTATTATAGATGAAGAAATAATCATTGCAGCAAAAAGCATTCGATCTCATCCACATATTTTACACAGAAGTACGAATGAACAAGTTCCGTTGGTCAGTTCTTTTCCCAGTCAAGCTCCGAAAGCCCCATACAGAAAAATAAATAACCTATGGGATATTTTCATCTACAATGCAGAAGCTATTCAGCATGATTTTGAAGTACTTACTTACAATAGAACGAGCGAGAATTTGAGTGCTACCAATACGATTATCAATCGCAACAATATATTTGTTGAAGAAGGAGCAAGCATACAAGGTGCTTTTTTGAATGCTGAAGGTGGGCCTATTTACATTGGCAAAGAGGCTACGGTGATGGAAGGAAGTTTGATTCGAGGACCATTTGCACTTTGTGAACATGGACAGGTGAAAATGGGAGCAAAAATATATGGTGCTACAACGATTGGTCCTTACTCAAAAATAGGAGGAGAAGTCAGTAATTCTGTGATTTGGGGATACTCCAATAAGGGTCATGATGGGTTTTTAGGCAATTCGGTTCTAGGTGCTTGGTGCAATTTGGGAGCTGATACGAATACGTCTAACTTGAAGAACAATTACAGTGAGGTGCAAATATGGAACTATCCACAAGGTGATTTTATGCCAACAGGCCAGCAGTTTTGTGGCTTAATGATGGGAGATCACTCCAAAAGTGGCATCAATACAATGTTCAATACAGGTACAGTAGTCGGAGTTGCATCCAATATATTTGGAAGTGGTTTTCCTTCAAAGTTCATTCCCTCTTTTGCGTGGGGAGGAAGTGAAGGATTTACTACCCATAAAATTGACAAAGCAATAGAAACAGCAAAAAGGGTTTATGAACGAAGAGGTTTGTTGTTTTCAAAATTGGAGGAAGAGGTATTGAAAACCATTTTTGAAGAAACTACCTTGCATAGGAAAGAATTGTAA
- a CDS encoding type B 50S ribosomal protein L31, with the protein MNKEIHPKNYRFVVFKDFSCDFSFLSRSTTETKDTIVWEDGKEYPLVKLEISSASHPFFTGQMKFIDTAGRIEKFQKKYAKFNKKKAE; encoded by the coding sequence ATGAATAAAGAGATACATCCTAAAAACTATCGATTTGTTGTCTTCAAAGACTTCTCTTGCGACTTTTCTTTCTTGTCACGTTCCACAACCGAAACTAAAGATACGATTGTTTGGGAAGATGGCAAAGAATACCCATTGGTGAAACTGGAAATATCCAGTGCTTCACATCCGTTTTTCACTGGTCAAATGAAATTTATTGATACGGCTGGTAGAATTGAGAAATTCCAAAAGAAATATGCCAAATTCAACAAGAAAAAGGCAGAATAG
- a CDS encoding ribonuclease H-like YkuK family protein, producing MKKWRRFNGEPILELKKTVEQTIIREKKAGNKLKVCIGSDSQVRGGTVEFATVIVFLREKRGGFMFIHNENKTQDMSLKERMLLEVAMSIEIAYSLCDLLDAYDVDLEVHADINTNPHFESNVALKEAMGYILGMGFAFKAKPDAFASSVCADKMV from the coding sequence ATGAAAAAATGGAGAAGATTCAACGGCGAACCAATCTTGGAACTGAAAAAAACCGTTGAACAAACAATTATTAGAGAAAAAAAGGCTGGTAACAAGCTGAAAGTCTGCATTGGTTCCGACTCGCAAGTACGAGGTGGAACTGTTGAGTTTGCCACTGTTATTGTGTTCTTGCGAGAAAAAAGAGGAGGTTTTATGTTCATTCACAACGAAAATAAAACCCAAGATATGTCCTTGAAGGAAAGAATGTTGCTTGAGGTTGCCATGTCTATTGAAATTGCTTACAGCCTTTGTGACCTTTTAGATGCCTATGATGTTGATTTGGAGGTTCACGCCGACATCAATACCAATCCTCACTTTGAATCCAACGTAGCTTTGAAAGAAGCTATGGGTTATATCTTAGGGATGGGTTTTGCCTTCAAGGCCAAACCAGATGCTTTTGCCAGCTCTGTTTGTGCTGATAAAATGGTGTAA
- a CDS encoding DUF3291 domain-containing protein, protein MSETKYYLAQINIAEALGPLDSEVMSGFVNGLDRINSLAETSEGFVWRLKDDSGDATDIQAFDNPLIIVNLSLWEDLDSLKAFTFQSAHVEFLRNRREWFKKMDEPPYVLWWIPEGTVPSVKNGKKALKHLAENGPTEAAFDFKKWFDAPK, encoded by the coding sequence ATGTCGGAAACAAAATACTACTTAGCCCAAATCAACATTGCAGAAGCACTTGGCCCTTTAGATAGCGAAGTGATGTCGGGTTTTGTGAATGGTTTGGACCGCATTAACTCTTTGGCAGAAACAAGCGAGGGATTTGTTTGGCGGTTGAAGGATGATTCGGGCGATGCAACGGACATACAGGCTTTTGACAATCCGCTGATTATAGTAAATCTATCGCTTTGGGAAGATTTGGATAGTTTGAAAGCGTTCACCTTTCAATCCGCACATGTTGAGTTTTTGAGAAACCGTAGGGAGTGGTTCAAAAAAATGGACGAGCCTCCTTATGTGCTTTGGTGGATTCCTGAGGGAACTGTTCCGAGTGTTAAGAATGGTAAAAAGGCATTGAAGCATTTGGCAGAAAATGGGCCTACGGAAGCGGCTTTTGATTTTAAGAAGTGGTTTGATGCGCCAAAGTAG
- a CDS encoding DUF2064 domain-containing protein, translating into MTPKANTALLFFSRTAIDEVTVKTFNNHVGRKGNMVISQCLIRQSIDTLQKTNLPLLSSYSSEQIGDSFGERLANAIESVYAKGYNKVIVIGNDCPFISSDLLLKVSQKLENEKLVLGPATDGGVYLIGIAKCAYNRQKFTDLSWQENKLQSDWQNYANSVSISINWLERYFDIDQAADFQKLMDALPFHSPLRKRFTSILASVSNPVAFEANTSHKTVHTSSLSLRAP; encoded by the coding sequence ATGACCCCAAAGGCCAACACAGCCCTACTCTTTTTTTCTCGAACCGCCATAGACGAAGTGACGGTCAAAACTTTCAACAACCATGTTGGGAGAAAAGGGAATATGGTCATATCCCAATGCCTTATTCGACAGAGCATTGACACCCTTCAAAAAACCAATCTACCTCTCCTAAGTTCCTACAGTTCAGAGCAAATCGGTGATTCCTTTGGTGAACGCCTCGCCAATGCCATAGAATCCGTCTATGCCAAAGGCTATAATAAAGTAATTGTGATTGGCAACGATTGTCCCTTTATCAGTTCCGATTTACTATTGAAGGTCAGTCAAAAACTTGAAAACGAAAAACTGGTTTTGGGGCCAGCTACGGATGGAGGCGTATATTTGATAGGCATTGCCAAATGCGCCTACAACCGCCAAAAATTCACAGACCTATCTTGGCAAGAAAACAAGCTACAAAGCGATTGGCAAAATTACGCCAATTCCGTATCCATCAGCATCAATTGGCTCGAAAGATATTTTGACATTGACCAAGCTGCTGACTTCCAAAAACTAATGGATGCACTGCCCTTTCACAGCCCCCTGCGAAAGCGATTCACTAGCATCCTTGCATCTGTTTCAAATCCAGTGGCTTTTGAAGCAAATACATCCCACAAAACCGTACATACCTCCAGTCTCTCCCTCCGAGCACCTTAA